DNA sequence from the Salvia splendens isolate huo1 chromosome 19, SspV2, whole genome shotgun sequence genome:
ACAGATATCATTGCAATGGAAAACAAAAGTCAACAAGTATATGTTTAAGAGAATAATACCAGCATATGGAAATGGAGTATTGGCAGACTGCAGGTAATGTTGATCCTCTACCAATTTCTGTAGGATAAGATCAATAGCTCGCATTTGTTCTTCTGGGGCACCACCCACAGTCACTAATCTATCATGCAAGCCAGGGTAAAAGTTGTCCTGGGGTGATATTTTAATGCTAGCTCTGGAGTCTTCAATCAGTGACCTGTTTCAACAATTAGTTAGTTTCAATCCAAACATATATTACATCTACCTGCATAAGCTACTCATGTCTCTCTGATTACATAACAGCTTATCCAAAGACCTCCAAAGACAACTCAAATAGCAAGTATTACACATTTTAGTAGGATCTCAATAATTGAAATTTCTAGTCAAATACAGGTAAAATTGAGAAAGTCTTGTGCTAAGTCTAAAAGATAAAATACCAAGTGAGCTATGATAGGTAATTCTGTTCACTTAAAGTACAGTGACAGATAGAAAAGGAATAGTCACTTCTCTTGTGGCATAATAACCTAGTAGTGAATCGCTTTTAAGATTAAATGTGTACAAGATTCTTCTGTGGGCAGGAAAAGATTATAAATTTACAATTTTAGACATGCATCCAAAGGAAAACATAAATGATCTCACATGCATTTGCATCTTTTTATTTACATACTTACTTAAACATAAATCTGGAAATGTATGGCTTAACAAGGAAATCAAACTATATGCTGACCTTATAATGGCTCCACCTTTTCCAATTATTCCACCACAAGAGCTATTGGGCACAACCAGTCTAATTTTCGACTCAGGGTCAACCTGACCACCATCTTCCACATAAAACTAATCGAAGAAGAAAATATACCCATTTAGTCAAAAGTCATCTATCCAAATGGTCCTctacaaaaacatttaaaaattgTCCTCACCTCATCCAGTAGTTTAGACATAATGAGATCAAGTGCTTTTAATATGTCGTCAACTCTTCCAGATACCATGACAACCCTATCAGATGTGCCAGGAAAGTACTCATAGTTGCGCGACAACTGGATGCGTGCTCCAGATTGTGACTGAATATCATTGATTGTTGAACCACCTTTTCCAATTACAGAACCAGCTTCAGCATTTGATAAAAGGAACCTAACATGAGTGGTCTTCTCTTCGCTATCtgtccattaccaaaaaaacaaataaagaagAATAAACTTATGTCTGTGAATTCATGCATCAAAATGATAAGGAAACACCCCAGAACAGTAAATACGACTGTTTATACATCAAGATAATTGGGACACAGTCATCCAGTAAAAATTTTGAAGCTTTAAATGAATAACTTCCTTCGATCCATACTAATCAGACGAAGGTTGAGATCACAATATTTTTAGAGGCTTTATACTACAGTATTTCTCACGAAATTAGTGTTTGGAGAATTGGAGACATCATcatttcaagtaaaaaaaattttaaagcaACATTGCCATTTTC
Encoded proteins:
- the LOC121779671 gene encoding protein BTR1-like → MAMEGDKTAYVEVSPEVQQNQSSPRKSSPPPPDSEEKTTHVRFLLSNAEAGSVIGKGGSTINDIQSQSGARIQLSRNYEYFPGTSDRVVMVSGRVDDILKALDLIMSKLLDEFYVEDGGQVDPESKIRLVVPNSSCGGIIGKGGAIIRSLIEDSRASIKISPQDNFYPGLHDRLVTVGGAPEEQMRAIDLILQKLVEDQHYLQSANTPFPYAAVAYNGMNYGPNGAGGKYQNNRLPNKAQEDRSSSVTIGIPDEHIGIVVGRGGRNITELSQLSGARIKISERGDFMSGTSDRKVTITGSQRAIHMAESMISRKVASVTEQ